The following are encoded in a window of Castanea sativa cultivar Marrone di Chiusa Pesio chromosome 5, ASM4071231v1 genomic DNA:
- the LOC142636542 gene encoding VQ motif-containing protein 4 translates to MESTIFHRNHENPTFLPSPNSHSSNSSTSSSGNGLQQQQQQQPTPPPTPPSFPHQAPKPITRSESANPYPTTFVQADTSSFKQVVQMLTGSSETAKQASLSNNNNNNSNSVPDPPSKTHIPPIKSMMPKKQNQSGFKLYERRNSIKNLRINPLIPIFAASGSSHNSLSGFSPRKPEILSPSILDFPALALSPVTPLIPDPFDRSANAKPCLDTEAEEKAIKEKGFFLHPSPSTTPRESEPPRLLPLFPTTSPRVSGSSPP, encoded by the coding sequence ATGGAATCAACAATCTTTCATAGAAACCATGAAAACCCAACTTTTCTGCCATCACCAAACAGCCACAGCTCAAACAGTAGCACCAGTAGCAGTGGCAATGGACtccaacaacaacagcaacagcaacccACACCACCTCCAACTCCACCATCATTTCCACACCAAGcaccaaaacccatcaccagATCCGAATCCGCCAACCCTTACCCGACTACCTTTGTCCAAGCAGACACTTCCTCCTTCAAACAAGTAGTCCAAATGCTCACCGGATCCTCCGAGACTGCAAAGCAAGCATCTCTatctaacaacaacaacaacaacagcaactcGGTACCCGACCCGCCATCCAAGACCCATATCCCACCCATCAAATCCATGATGCCCAAGAAGCAAAACCAATCTGGGTTCAAACTGTATGAGCGTAGAAACTCCATCAAGAACCTCAGGATCAACCCCTTGATCCCAATCTTCGCTGCTTCTGGTTCTTCACACAATTCCCTATCTGGGTTTTCGCCACGTAAGCCTGAGATCCTCTCTCCGAGCATTCTTGACTTCCCTGCACTCGCTCTCAGCCCAGTTACTCCTCTCATACCCGACCCGTTTGACCGATCCGCCAATGCTAAGCCGTGTTTGGACACCGAAGCTGAGGAAAAAGCCATTAAAGAGAAGGGCTTTTTTTTGCATCCATCGCCAAGCACTACACCCAGAGAATCGGAGCCACCACGGCTTTTGCCTCTGTTCCCAACTACTTCGCCTAGAGTTTCAGGTTCTTCGCCtccttga